One stretch of Melospiza georgiana isolate bMelGeo1 chromosome 28, bMelGeo1.pri, whole genome shotgun sequence DNA includes these proteins:
- the LOC131094220 gene encoding feather keratin 1-like encodes MAWGCRYSHIHSSSLHLIENKVHLQPQAMSCYPRCQPCQPCGPTPLGSSCNEPCVRQCQDSTVFIQPSPVVVTLPGPILSSFPQNTAVGSSSSAAVGSILSSQGVPISSGGFGLSGLGSGICGLPC; translated from the exons ACTCTCACATCCACTCCTCTTCTCTCCATCTCATTGAGAACAAG GTGCACCTGCAGCCCCAAGCCATGTCCTGCTACccccggtgccagccctgccagccctgtgggcCCACCccgctgggcagcagctgcaatgaGCCCtgtgtcaggcagtgccaggactCCACCGTCTTCATCCAGCCCTCGCCCGTGGTGGTGACCCTGCCCgggcccatcctcagctccttcccccagaaCACCGCCGTGGgatcctccagctctgctgctgttggcagcatcctcagctctcagggagtgcccatcagctctgggggcttTGGCCTCTCTGGCCTGGGCAGTGGCATCTGTGGCCTCCCCTGCTGA